From one Planktothrix agardhii NIES-204 genomic stretch:
- a CDS encoding high light inducible protein: MESKDTKFGFTEFAETWNGRLAMLGFTIGLATELLTGQGILSQLGLM, from the coding sequence ATGGAAAGCAAAGATACCAAGTTTGGGTTTACAGAATTCGCGGAGACTTGGAATGGCCGTTTAGCCATGTTAGGTTTCACCATCGGTTTAGCCACGGAACTTCTAACCGGTCAAGGGATTCTGTCTCAATTAGGTTTAATGTAA